A region of Sulfurimonas sp. DNA encodes the following proteins:
- a CDS encoding EAL domain-containing protein, whose protein sequence is MKNTFFDFKILFLFLVPLISILYLSLSFISIKYNNLNESTTHKFSAYATNIFTNLIHDLQKERGLSSGYIAFPDKNSKNKLLSQHKQTDKSYKKLLSLIKLISDKEELLQKEIRDKNDPLVKKNILYLNELKNVRKKILDNSFKFDEQFKYYSKLNEKLMQSIEVLTMVINKYSNDNNALYEIQLLKEDAGRERAIIYNQLNSNKFEYMLQIKFLQSQQKHEHEEFMLNASTSSIFIYNSILTKQNEEELNILRKSFLSKSLDSNDAKKWFKVTTFRIDMLEKISTKILSKYTSQSEDLYSNALFTLFIVILLWLLSIISLVSLATILIKKIQKENENIADLKMFAHTFNSHQAITITDANGIIIKVNDAFTRITGYSASEVIGKNPRILKSMKHEENFYKKMWTDLISKGEWNDDIYNKRKNSEIYLERLSITAIKDNNNITTHYLAQFIDVTDIKEAQEKAQHQADHDFLTGLVNRKYLLQRLNEELVKAIRHNFLHAFLFIDLDAFKNINDTYGHDIGDKLLIEVSKRLKSILREEDIVARISGDEFAVVILNIDKETPEAAKDVKEICTKIINKLNKTFIFNEQKLNISASIGVKLFPDDKVGIPEIMTNADAAMYQAKSQGKNQFVFFNKTIELELKRLQLLEEELIFAYNNDGFKFYYQAKVDIKTGNIIGAEALIRWQHPKRGLLYPDSFLKVLTDMGMIHDISILALSSACKFIKSYKKIFNGIISININVNELLDPLFEQDIISTVNSFGVNPANIELEITEKELIKDISAAVLKIESLRKVGFKFAIDDFGIGCSSISYLKQLPVNSLKIDKSFLTNLNNSSNKEVIKMLIHMADTFNMQSVIEGVEDKEQLLFIQDSGAKQYQGYYFSKAIDEENFVKLINKTTNLSSLYNNKTVWSN, encoded by the coding sequence ATGAAAAATACATTTTTTGACTTTAAAATATTGTTTTTATTTTTAGTCCCTTTAATCTCAATACTCTATTTATCATTATCTTTTATTAGTATAAAATATAATAATTTAAATGAAAGTACAACACATAAATTTTCTGCATATGCAACAAATATTTTCACAAATCTAATCCATGATCTTCAAAAAGAGAGAGGTCTTAGCTCTGGATATATTGCTTTTCCTGATAAAAATAGTAAAAATAAACTTTTATCTCAACACAAACAAACAGATAAGTCATATAAGAAACTCCTATCTTTAATCAAACTAATATCTGATAAAGAAGAACTACTACAAAAGGAAATAAGAGATAAAAATGATCCATTAGTTAAAAAAAATATTTTATATCTAAATGAACTTAAAAATGTAAGAAAAAAAATTTTAGATAATTCTTTTAAATTTGATGAACAATTTAAATATTATAGCAAATTAAATGAAAAATTAATGCAATCTATAGAAGTATTAACAATGGTGATAAATAAATATTCCAATGATAACAATGCTTTATATGAAATACAACTTTTAAAAGAAGATGCTGGAAGGGAGAGAGCAATTATTTACAATCAACTTAACTCAAATAAGTTCGAGTATATGTTGCAAATCAAATTTCTTCAATCACAACAAAAACATGAACATGAGGAATTCATGTTAAATGCATCTACGAGTTCAATCTTTATATATAACTCTATACTTACAAAACAAAATGAAGAAGAACTAAATATATTGAGAAAATCTTTTTTATCAAAATCATTAGATAGTAACGATGCTAAAAAATGGTTTAAAGTTACAACATTTAGAATAGACATGCTTGAAAAAATATCTACTAAAATACTTTCTAAATACACTTCTCAATCCGAAGACCTTTACTCTAATGCGCTCTTCACTCTTTTCATTGTGATATTATTATGGTTGTTATCTATTATTTCACTAGTAAGTTTGGCAACTATATTAATTAAAAAAATACAAAAAGAAAATGAAAATATAGCTGATTTGAAAATGTTTGCACATACATTCAACTCCCACCAAGCTATAACGATAACAGATGCTAATGGAATCATTATAAAAGTCAATGATGCATTTACCCGTATTACAGGCTATAGTGCTTCTGAAGTAATTGGTAAAAATCCACGAATACTAAAATCTATGAAACATGAAGAAAATTTTTATAAAAAAATGTGGACAGATTTGATTAGCAAAGGGGAATGGAATGATGATATTTACAATAAAAGAAAAAATTCTGAAATTTATTTAGAAAGGCTGTCTATAACAGCAATCAAAGATAACAACAACATTACAACTCACTACCTAGCTCAATTTATAGATGTAACTGATATCAAAGAAGCTCAAGAAAAAGCTCAACATCAAGCAGATCATGATTTTTTAACAGGTTTAGTAAATAGAAAGTATTTATTACAAAGACTAAATGAAGAGTTGGTTAAAGCCATAAGACATAACTTTTTACATGCCTTTTTATTTATAGACCTAGATGCATTTAAAAATATAAATGATACTTATGGGCATGATATAGGGGATAAACTTCTTATAGAAGTGTCAAAAAGGCTTAAATCAATTCTTAGAGAAGAAGATATTGTTGCAAGAATAAGTGGCGACGAATTTGCAGTAGTTATTCTTAACATTGATAAAGAAACACCAGAAGCGGCTAAAGATGTTAAAGAAATATGCACAAAAATCATTAATAAACTAAACAAAACATTTATATTTAATGAACAAAAATTAAATATTAGTGCGAGTATCGGGGTTAAACTATTTCCAGATGACAAGGTAGGTATTCCAGAAATTATGACAAATGCTGATGCCGCAATGTATCAAGCAAAAAGTCAAGGTAAAAATCAATTTGTTTTTTTTAACAAAACTATTGAGCTTGAACTAAAACGTCTGCAACTACTTGAAGAAGAATTAATTTTTGCATATAATAATGATGGATTTAAGTTTTATTATCAAGCAAAAGTAGATATAAAAACTGGTAACATTATTGGAGCCGAAGCACTGATTAGATGGCAACATCCAAAACGAGGACTTCTATACCCAGATTCATTTTTAAAAGTTTTGACAGATATGGGTATGATTCATGATATTAGCATACTAGCACTCTCTAGTGCATGTAAATTTATAAAATCATACAAAAAAATATTTAATGGAATTATCTCTATTAATATTAATGTAAACGAACTACTTGATCCTTTGTTTGAGCAAGATATAATATCAACTGTTAATAGTTTTGGGGTAAATCCTGCTAATATTGAGCTAGAAATCACAGAAAAGGAACTTATTAAAGATATTAGCGCTGCCGTATTAAAAATAGAATCACTTAGAAAAGTAGGTTTTAAATTTGCTATTGATGATTTTGGCATAGGATGCTCATCTATCTCATATTTAAAACAACTACCTGTAAACTCTTTAAAAATAGATAAAAGTTTTTTAACAAATTTAAATAATTCCTCAAATAAAGAGGTTATTAAGATGCTAATTCATATGGCAGATACATTCAACATGCAAAGTGTTATAGAAGGTGTAGAAGATAAAGAACAACTCTTATTCATACAAGACAGCGGAGCAAAACAGTATCAAGGCTACTATTTTTCTAAAGCAATTGATGAAGAAAATTTTGTAAAATTAATAAATAAAACTACAAATTTATCATCACTTTACAATAACAAAACTGTCTGGTCTAATTGA
- a CDS encoding SulP family inorganic anion transporter yields the protein MFDLKKYSNGNIKNDVLSGLVVAVALVPEAIAFSFIAGVSPVVGLYTAFILGLITSLIGGKAGMVSGATGAVAIVFVGLGLEVTTLFQAQGASKDALAMGVLNYILLATVVAGLIQIGIGALKLGKFIRLVPTPAIHGFVNGLAIVIATAQFKFFDGQGYMMYILVLITMFIMYILPKYTKAVPAGLVAIIFVTLGVYLTNADTLLLSGLDDMSKYAGQLPTFGVPYYLFSLDAIVLVLPFAVIVALVGIIESLLTLSVLDELSNTRGSANKECIAQGTGNITCGFFGGMAGCAMIGQSIINYTSGGIGRLSSFVAAVGLIILVVSMSGVLNTIPVAVLVGIMFMVSIGTFEWSSFSRISRMPKTDAFVMVTVTLITVVEDLAIAVIAGVIISALAFAWKHAKIFSRVHTEEDGTRVYELDGPLFFGSATTFADNFDIPNDPSKVVIDFKDARVMDASGVEAVDAITKKYEDAGKNLLLRHLSADCKAILKKAGPHCSYEEDDPTYKVAYNY from the coding sequence TTGTTTGATTTAAAAAAATATTCTAATGGCAATATTAAAAATGATGTTTTATCTGGTTTAGTTGTTGCTGTCGCACTTGTTCCTGAAGCAATAGCTTTTAGTTTCATTGCTGGAGTTAGTCCTGTTGTCGGTCTTTATACTGCTTTTATTTTAGGTCTGATTACTTCTCTTATCGGTGGTAAAGCAGGTATGGTTTCAGGAGCTACAGGAGCAGTCGCTATTGTTTTTGTTGGACTTGGACTTGAAGTGACTACACTATTCCAAGCGCAAGGAGCTAGTAAAGATGCCTTAGCTATGGGAGTTTTAAACTACATACTCTTAGCAACTGTTGTCGCTGGACTTATTCAAATAGGTATTGGGGCTTTAAAACTTGGTAAATTTATCCGTCTTGTTCCAACTCCCGCGATTCATGGTTTTGTAAATGGTCTTGCTATAGTTATTGCAACTGCTCAGTTTAAGTTTTTTGATGGTCAAGGTTATATGATGTATATCCTAGTTCTCATAACCATGTTTATCATGTACATACTTCCAAAGTACACAAAAGCTGTTCCAGCTGGTCTGGTTGCGATAATTTTTGTAACCTTAGGAGTTTATCTAACAAACGCGGACACACTACTTCTTAGTGGTTTAGATGATATGAGTAAATATGCTGGACAACTTCCAACTTTTGGTGTTCCTTATTATCTTTTTAGTCTAGACGCTATTGTTTTAGTTCTGCCTTTCGCGGTTATCGTTGCCCTCGTTGGTATCATAGAATCACTTCTTACATTATCTGTTTTAGATGAACTAAGCAATACTCGTGGGTCTGCTAACAAAGAATGTATCGCTCAAGGAACAGGAAATATTACTTGTGGTTTCTTTGGTGGTATGGCTGGTTGTGCCATGATTGGTCAAAGTATCATTAACTACACTTCTGGTGGTATAGGAAGACTTTCTTCTTTTGTGGCTGCCGTAGGGTTAATTATTCTAGTTGTTTCAATGAGTGGTGTTTTAAATACTATTCCTGTTGCTGTTTTAGTTGGAATCATGTTTATGGTAAGTATTGGTACTTTTGAGTGGTCTAGTTTTTCTCGTATAAGTCGTATGCCAAAAACAGATGCTTTTGTAATGGTTACTGTAACTCTTATAACAGTTGTAGAAGACTTAGCTATTGCAGTTATTGCCGGAGTTATTATATCAGCACTTGCTTTTGCTTGGAAACATGCAAAAATATTCTCACGCGTTCATACAGAAGAAGATGGAACTAGAGTTTACGAACTTGACGGTCCTCTATTTTTTGGTAGTGCTACAACATTTGCAGACAACTTTGATATACCAAATGACCCTTCAAAAGTTGTTATTGACTTTAAAGATGCACGAGTTATGGATGCTTCAGGTGTTGAAGCAGTAGATGCCATTACTAAAAAATATGAAGATGCTGGGAAAAATTTACTTCTTAGACATTTATCTGCTGATTGTAAAGCTATACTTAAAAAAGCTGGTCCACATTGCTCATATGAGGAAGATGATCCAACCTATAAAGTAGCATACAACTACTAA
- a CDS encoding valine--tRNA ligase produces MSQNSYLPSKIENKFYKICEDRKYFEIDGNKAIQEEGKNFSIMMPPPNVTGRLHIGHALTFTLQDIITRYKRMDGYKTLWQPGTDHAGIATQNVVEKQILASGTTKEAIGREAFLERAWAWKEESAGIMTDQLRKMGVTPAWERERFTMDEGLQTSVKESFVKLYDEGLIIRGNYMVNWCTHDGALSDIEVEHEDTNGKFYHIKYPFADGSGHVEVATTRPETYFGDTAVMVHPEDERYKDLIGKKIKLPLLDREVAIIADEHVDMDFGTGVVKVTPAHDQNDYEVGKRHNLEFITVFDEKGILNDYAAEFKGLDRLKARKVIVDRLQEEGFMVKIEDHKHQVGHCYRCKSVVEPYISKQWFLKKELADKSILKTNAGEATFFPPHWINSYNSWMGELRDWCISRQLWWGHQIPVFYCDDCEHEFASLDENPSSCPKCSSKNLTQDPDVLDTWFSSALWPFSTLGWGQDGQNDMKDFYPNTLLITGFDILFFWVARMMMMGEHFNGQLPFNHIYLHALVRDEKGDKMSKSKGNVIDPLDMVNKYSADILRFTLAISAAQGRDIRMSTEKLEQNRNFTNKLYNASKYFQMNEKTFPDLKGFCLKTDLGKYMASRLNFATKEVRTYLEEYKFNDAALVMYRFLWNEFCDWGIELSKADKASIIELGAIFKEAMKLLHPFMPFITEYLYHELSGTTLEDSDSIMIMSYPTKTKKRKEEKTFEIIMDAIVSIRRAKVLVDLANQKIVKAFVKIYNISDKEKKMMLPFITRLAKVEVLEFTQTKVENSVSDIADLCETFIPTDSIDLSSIISKLTKQDEKLQKEIGKLNGMLNNEKFVANAPKDVLDKNRTLLSDAKTKQKKVLEQLSSLKA; encoded by the coding sequence ATGTCCCAAAACAGCTACCTCCCCAGTAAAATAGAGAATAAATTTTATAAAATATGTGAAGATAGAAAGTACTTCGAAATAGATGGCAACAAAGCTATTCAAGAAGAGGGAAAAAACTTCTCTATTATGATGCCTCCTCCAAATGTAACAGGTCGTTTACATATTGGTCACGCACTTACCTTTACACTTCAAGATATCATAACTCGTTATAAACGAATGGATGGATATAAAACTCTATGGCAACCTGGAACAGACCACGCAGGAATAGCTACTCAAAATGTTGTAGAAAAACAAATACTAGCAAGCGGAACAACAAAAGAGGCCATAGGTCGTGAAGCATTTTTAGAGCGAGCATGGGCTTGGAAAGAAGAATCTGCTGGAATTATGACAGACCAACTTCGTAAGATGGGTGTAACTCCTGCTTGGGAAAGAGAACGATTTACTATGGATGAAGGTTTACAAACATCTGTAAAAGAATCATTTGTAAAACTTTATGATGAAGGTCTTATAATTCGTGGAAACTACATGGTTAATTGGTGTACTCATGATGGAGCTTTAAGTGACATAGAAGTTGAACATGAAGATACTAATGGAAAATTTTATCATATCAAGTATCCTTTTGCAGATGGAAGTGGTCATGTAGAAGTTGCAACAACTAGACCTGAAACTTACTTTGGTGATACAGCTGTAATGGTTCACCCTGAAGATGAAAGATATAAAGACCTTATTGGTAAAAAGATAAAACTACCTTTACTAGACAGAGAAGTAGCAATCATTGCTGATGAACATGTTGATATGGACTTTGGAACAGGTGTTGTTAAAGTTACTCCTGCTCATGATCAAAATGACTACGAAGTTGGAAAAAGACATAACTTAGAGTTTATTACTGTTTTTGATGAAAAAGGGATTTTGAATGATTATGCTGCTGAGTTTAAAGGTTTAGACAGACTAAAAGCCCGTAAAGTAATTGTGGATAGACTACAAGAAGAAGGTTTTATGGTTAAGATAGAAGACCATAAACATCAAGTTGGACACTGTTACAGATGTAAAAGTGTTGTTGAGCCTTATATTTCTAAACAATGGTTTTTGAAAAAAGAATTAGCTGATAAATCTATACTAAAAACAAATGCAGGTGAAGCTACATTTTTTCCTCCTCACTGGATAAACTCTTACAACTCTTGGATGGGTGAACTTCGCGACTGGTGTATTTCTCGTCAACTTTGGTGGGGACATCAGATTCCAGTTTTTTATTGTGATGACTGTGAACATGAGTTTGCTTCATTAGATGAAAATCCATCATCTTGTCCTAAATGTTCAAGTAAAAACTTAACTCAAGATCCTGATGTTTTAGACACTTGGTTCTCTTCGGCACTATGGCCTTTTTCTACTCTTGGCTGGGGTCAAGATGGACAAAACGATATGAAAGATTTTTATCCTAATACTCTTTTAATCACAGGTTTTGATATTCTTTTCTTTTGGGTAGCTAGAATGATGATGATGGGTGAACATTTTAATGGTCAACTTCCGTTTAATCATATCTACCTACACGCTCTTGTTCGTGATGAAAAAGGCGATAAAATGAGTAAATCAAAGGGTAATGTTATTGACCCTCTTGATATGGTAAACAAATATTCTGCTGATATTTTACGATTTACTCTTGCTATTTCTGCCGCTCAAGGTCGTGATATTCGCATGAGTACAGAAAAACTAGAGCAAAACCGTAACTTCACAAACAAACTTTACAATGCATCAAAATACTTTCAAATGAACGAAAAAACTTTTCCTGATTTAAAAGGCTTTTGTCTTAAAACTGACCTTGGAAAGTATATGGCATCTAGACTAAACTTTGCAACAAAAGAAGTTCGTACTTACTTAGAGGAGTATAAGTTTAACGATGCAGCTTTAGTTATGTATCGCTTTTTATGGAATGAATTTTGTGATTGGGGAATTGAACTTAGTAAAGCAGATAAAGCATCTATCATTGAACTTGGAGCTATTTTTAAAGAAGCTATGAAACTACTTCATCCTTTTATGCCTTTTATCACAGAGTATCTTTACCATGAGTTATCTGGTACAACGCTAGAAGATAGTGATTCTATTATGATTATGTCTTATCCAACAAAAACAAAAAAACGAAAAGAAGAAAAAACTTTTGAAATCATCATGGATGCTATTGTTTCTATTAGAAGAGCGAAAGTTCTTGTTGATTTAGCAAACCAAAAAATAGTAAAAGCATTTGTTAAAATTTACAATATTTCAGATAAAGAAAAAAAGATGATGTTACCTTTTATCACAAGACTTGCAAAAGTTGAAGTTTTAGAATTTACACAGACTAAAGTAGAAAACTCTGTAAGCGACATCGCTGATTTGTGTGAAACTTTTATACCAACTGATTCAATCGATTTGAGCTCAATTATCTCTAAGTTAACAAAACAAGACGAGAAGTTGCAAAAAGAGATAGGAAAACTTAATGGCATGCTTAATAATGAAAAATTTGTAGCAAATGCACCTAAAGATGTTCTTGATAAAAATCGTACTCTTCTTTCAGATGCTAAAACAAAACAAAAAAAAGTTTTAGAGCAGTTAAGCTCACTAAAGGCTTAA
- the flgH gene encoding flagellar basal body L-ring protein FlgH: MLKTILIYLVPFYVILFFTGCTANLTKPEINFEAPAYVEQMPSREDKKDYISTGSIFGQGDNPLFSDHKAMHVNDIVRVVISETAKSSSTGTKALAESDESVLGGGVFASASGNSAVSAFANNLTGLSNIGYTGKSSNTYSGQGSATKDATFTTTVSARIVKVLQNGNYFISGKREILVDEQKQVVQISGVIRPYDIDQYNKISSAQMSDAKILYKTQGDVDRATQQGWGTKIIQAVWPF; the protein is encoded by the coding sequence ATGCTAAAAACGATTTTAATATATTTAGTGCCATTTTATGTTATACTATTTTTTACAGGATGTACTGCTAATTTGACAAAACCAGAAATAAACTTTGAAGCACCCGCTTATGTTGAGCAGATGCCATCTCGTGAAGATAAAAAAGATTATATATCAACGGGAAGCATATTTGGTCAAGGAGACAATCCACTTTTCTCAGATCACAAAGCAATGCATGTAAATGATATAGTTAGAGTTGTTATTTCTGAAACAGCTAAAAGCTCAAGTACTGGAACAAAAGCACTTGCTGAATCTGATGAGAGTGTTTTAGGTGGTGGAGTTTTTGCATCAGCTAGTGGAAACTCAGCAGTGAGTGCTTTTGCAAATAATCTTACTGGTTTATCAAATATAGGCTATACTGGAAAATCTTCTAATACTTATTCAGGTCAAGGAAGTGCAACAAAAGATGCAACTTTTACTACAACTGTTTCAGCTAGAATAGTAAAGGTTTTACAAAATGGAAACTATTTTATCTCTGGAAAAAGAGAAATTTTAGTTGATGAACAAAAGCAAGTTGTACAAATAAGTGGTGTTATTCGTCCATACGATATAGACCAATATAATAAAATTAGTTCTGCTCAAATGAGTGATGCTAAAATTCTTTATAAAACACAAGGAGATGTTGACCGTGCGACACAACAAGGATGGGGAACCAAAATCATTCAGGCTGTTTGGCCGTTTTAG